One Lampris incognitus isolate fLamInc1 chromosome 18, fLamInc1.hap2, whole genome shotgun sequence genomic region harbors:
- the mindy1 gene encoding ubiquitin carboxyl-terminal hydrolase MINDY-1 isoform X1: MADFNTKQVGGDLMMSGKEELSCLEENISKDLAVTAPLSLATESPGHKLPTTTSSPPAAGVPIQETPTPEPLSLSSENETEASSTVEEESLSALLSNVMTDRAMGRGTEQGDSTEEGVDLEIEESSSVATAGGSDDQRQSTDSASFSIPSLELSDGNMGTGNSLNVDEGLSSSYSALGAEGRSPSTEVPSLREEDAQGAAVTAAGGTTAPDLEPSMPAYYLVKWINWKEKKTPIITQSENGPCPLLAIMNTLFLRWKAKLPAQTEVVTTEDLMAHLGECVLSVSPREKTDGMELNFQQNMSDAMAVLPKLSTGLDVNVRFTGVTDFEYTPECIVFDLLDIPLYHGWLVDPQSPEMAAAIGKLSYNQLVEKIIDYKHSTDSSRVSEGLVAEQFLESTATQLSYHGLCELNTTAKEGEISVFFRNNHFSTMIKHKGHLYLLVTDQGFLQEEGLVWESLHNVEGDGNFCDSEFRLCHPPQRATGLPAPSTTLQPTSQEQQRQIDQDFLVAMSLQQQQGGVPGPLSDLELARQLQQEEYQQQQQQQQQQLQQQQQQQLQQQQHQGPQQTTQQVRGQASGQQGGTRRREKDSDCVLL, encoded by the exons ATGGCTGATTTCAACACCAAGCAAGTTGGGGGAGATCTGATGATGTCAGGAAAAGAAGAACTGTCTTGTCTAGAGGAGAATATCTCGAAGGACCTTGCCGTAACTGCACCTCTAAGCTTGGCAACTGAGAGTCCAGGTCACAAACTGCCCACTACCACCAGCAGTCCTCCCGCTGCCGGGGTCCCAATACAGGAAACCCCCACGCCTGAACCTCTGTCTCTGTCATCAGAAAATGAAACGGAAGCATCCTCCACCGTAGAAGAAGAGTCTCTCTCAGCTCTGCTCAGCAATGTCATGACCGACAGAGCCATGGGCCGGGGCACTGAGCAAGGAGACTCAACGGAAGAAG GTGTGGATCTGGAGATCGAGGAGAGCTCCTCTGTGGCAACGGCAGGAGGTTCTGATGACCAGCGCCAGTCCACCGACTCGGCCTCCTTCTCCATTCCCAGCCTGGAGCTGTCAGATGGGAATATGGGGACAGGTAACTCGCTGAACGTGGATGAGGGACTGTCCTCCTCCTACTCCGCCCTCGGGGCTGAGGGCAGGTCTCCTTCCACGGAGGTGCCCAGTCTGAGAGAGGAGGATGCTCAAGGAGCTGCTGTGACAGCAG CAGGAGGCACCACTGCTCCAGATCTGGAGCCATCCATGCCAGCATATTACCTGGTGAAATGGATCAATTGGAAGGAGAAGAAGACCCCCATCATCACTCAGAGTGAGAACGGaccctgccccctactggccatcATGAACACACTCTTCCTGCGCTGGAAG GCGAAGCTGCCCGCTCAGACCGAGGTCGTCACCACCGAGGACCTGATGGCTCACCTGG GAGAATGTGTGTTGTCCGTTTCACCCAGAGAAAAGACAGATGGAATGGAACTGAATTTCCAACag aacATGAGCGATGCCATGGCAGTCCTTCCTAAGCTGTCTACAGGACTGGACGTCAACGTGAGGTTCACGGGAGTTACAGACTTTGAGTACACACCAGAGTGTATAGTTTTTGACCTGCTGGACATCCCGCTGTACCACGGCTGGCTGGTCGACCCACAG AGTCCAGAGATGGCAGCGGCTATAGGAAAACTGAGCTACAACCAGCTGGTAGAGAAAATCATCGACTACAAACACTCAACAGACAGCAGCCGAGTCAGcgaag gtcTGGTAGCAGAGCAGTTTCTGGAGTCCACGGCTACCCAGTTGTCGTACCACGGTCTGTGTGAACTCAACACCACAGCCAAAGAAGGAGAGATCTCTGTCTTCTTCAGAAACAATCACTTCAGTACCATGATTAAACACAAG ggaCATCTGTACCTGCTGGTGACAGACCAGGGCTTCCTGCAGGAGGAGGGTTTGGTGTGGGAGTCTCTCCATAACGTGGAGGGAGACGGGAACTTCTGTGACTCTGAATTCAGACTCTGTCACCCTCCTCAGCGGGCCACCGGCCTGCCAGCACCCAGCACCACCCTGCAACCAACCAGCCAGGAGCAGCAGAGACAGAtagaccag GACTTCCTGGTAGCGATgtccctccagcagcagcagggtGGGGTCCCGGGGCCCCTCAGTGATCTGGAGTTGGCCAGACAGCTGCAACAGGAAGAAtaccaacaacagcaacaacaacaacaacaacaactacagcagcaacaacaacaacaactacagcAGCAACAACACCAGGGACCCCAGCAAACAACACAACAG gtcagaggtcaggcATCGGGCCAGCAGGGAGGAACCAGAAGAAGGGAGAAGGACTCCGATTGTGTTCTCCTATag
- the mindy1 gene encoding ubiquitin carboxyl-terminal hydrolase MINDY-1 isoform X2 produces the protein MADFNTKQVGGDLMMSGKEELSCLEENISKDLAVTAPLSLATESPGHKLPTTTSSPPAAGVPIQETPTPEPLSLSSENETEASSTVEEESLSALLSNVMTDRAMGRGTEQGDSTEEGVDLEIEESSSVATAGGSDDQRQSTDSASFSIPSLELSDGNMGTGNSLNVDEGLSSSYSALGAEGRSPSTEVPSLREEDAQGAAVTAGGTTAPDLEPSMPAYYLVKWINWKEKKTPIITQSENGPCPLLAIMNTLFLRWKAKLPAQTEVVTTEDLMAHLGECVLSVSPREKTDGMELNFQQNMSDAMAVLPKLSTGLDVNVRFTGVTDFEYTPECIVFDLLDIPLYHGWLVDPQSPEMAAAIGKLSYNQLVEKIIDYKHSTDSSRVSEGLVAEQFLESTATQLSYHGLCELNTTAKEGEISVFFRNNHFSTMIKHKGHLYLLVTDQGFLQEEGLVWESLHNVEGDGNFCDSEFRLCHPPQRATGLPAPSTTLQPTSQEQQRQIDQDFLVAMSLQQQQGGVPGPLSDLELARQLQQEEYQQQQQQQQQQLQQQQQQQLQQQQHQGPQQTTQQVRGQASGQQGGTRRREKDSDCVLL, from the exons ATGGCTGATTTCAACACCAAGCAAGTTGGGGGAGATCTGATGATGTCAGGAAAAGAAGAACTGTCTTGTCTAGAGGAGAATATCTCGAAGGACCTTGCCGTAACTGCACCTCTAAGCTTGGCAACTGAGAGTCCAGGTCACAAACTGCCCACTACCACCAGCAGTCCTCCCGCTGCCGGGGTCCCAATACAGGAAACCCCCACGCCTGAACCTCTGTCTCTGTCATCAGAAAATGAAACGGAAGCATCCTCCACCGTAGAAGAAGAGTCTCTCTCAGCTCTGCTCAGCAATGTCATGACCGACAGAGCCATGGGCCGGGGCACTGAGCAAGGAGACTCAACGGAAGAAG GTGTGGATCTGGAGATCGAGGAGAGCTCCTCTGTGGCAACGGCAGGAGGTTCTGATGACCAGCGCCAGTCCACCGACTCGGCCTCCTTCTCCATTCCCAGCCTGGAGCTGTCAGATGGGAATATGGGGACAGGTAACTCGCTGAACGTGGATGAGGGACTGTCCTCCTCCTACTCCGCCCTCGGGGCTGAGGGCAGGTCTCCTTCCACGGAGGTGCCCAGTCTGAGAGAGGAGGATGCTCAAGGAGCTGCTGTGACAGCAG GAGGCACCACTGCTCCAGATCTGGAGCCATCCATGCCAGCATATTACCTGGTGAAATGGATCAATTGGAAGGAGAAGAAGACCCCCATCATCACTCAGAGTGAGAACGGaccctgccccctactggccatcATGAACACACTCTTCCTGCGCTGGAAG GCGAAGCTGCCCGCTCAGACCGAGGTCGTCACCACCGAGGACCTGATGGCTCACCTGG GAGAATGTGTGTTGTCCGTTTCACCCAGAGAAAAGACAGATGGAATGGAACTGAATTTCCAACag aacATGAGCGATGCCATGGCAGTCCTTCCTAAGCTGTCTACAGGACTGGACGTCAACGTGAGGTTCACGGGAGTTACAGACTTTGAGTACACACCAGAGTGTATAGTTTTTGACCTGCTGGACATCCCGCTGTACCACGGCTGGCTGGTCGACCCACAG AGTCCAGAGATGGCAGCGGCTATAGGAAAACTGAGCTACAACCAGCTGGTAGAGAAAATCATCGACTACAAACACTCAACAGACAGCAGCCGAGTCAGcgaag gtcTGGTAGCAGAGCAGTTTCTGGAGTCCACGGCTACCCAGTTGTCGTACCACGGTCTGTGTGAACTCAACACCACAGCCAAAGAAGGAGAGATCTCTGTCTTCTTCAGAAACAATCACTTCAGTACCATGATTAAACACAAG ggaCATCTGTACCTGCTGGTGACAGACCAGGGCTTCCTGCAGGAGGAGGGTTTGGTGTGGGAGTCTCTCCATAACGTGGAGGGAGACGGGAACTTCTGTGACTCTGAATTCAGACTCTGTCACCCTCCTCAGCGGGCCACCGGCCTGCCAGCACCCAGCACCACCCTGCAACCAACCAGCCAGGAGCAGCAGAGACAGAtagaccag GACTTCCTGGTAGCGATgtccctccagcagcagcagggtGGGGTCCCGGGGCCCCTCAGTGATCTGGAGTTGGCCAGACAGCTGCAACAGGAAGAAtaccaacaacagcaacaacaacaacaacaacaactacagcagcaacaacaacaacaactacagcAGCAACAACACCAGGGACCCCAGCAAACAACACAACAG gtcagaggtcaggcATCGGGCCAGCAGGGAGGAACCAGAAGAAGGGAGAAGGACTCCGATTGTGTTCTCCTATag